Proteins from one Planctomyces sp. SH-PL62 genomic window:
- a CDS encoding AAA family ATPase: MSAWEPFSITTSETQAPERGWGGLGEWPRSVVRWLLGWGEDERELPLTTGRSARFQNICISREAGAGGGAIARMVGRRLGWKVFDHELLEAIAHRMQTTVDEVRTFDELAPSVIQDWLLPLREEHYAPQEAYLDHLAKLLEAIGRAGQSVLVGRGAGFLLPRETTLSVRVVAPLKARAYRLGERMGVSPRTARRAAKDLDARRAAFERTMHRVNSADPHNYDLVLDSHSLSLEIAAEVIIRAVEAGRPGAPAVVGTSSGAAPWTIPPVDSPTARATAATPGPVGPPPPPIVDAPPTVAPDAADRPV; the protein is encoded by the coding sequence ATGAGCGCGTGGGAACCGTTCTCGATCACGACGTCGGAGACTCAGGCTCCCGAGCGCGGCTGGGGGGGGCTGGGCGAATGGCCCCGGTCCGTCGTCCGTTGGCTCCTGGGCTGGGGCGAGGACGAGCGCGAACTCCCCCTGACCACCGGGCGTTCGGCGCGGTTCCAGAACATCTGCATCAGCCGCGAGGCCGGCGCCGGCGGCGGCGCGATCGCGCGGATGGTGGGGCGTCGACTGGGCTGGAAGGTCTTCGACCACGAGCTGCTGGAAGCGATCGCCCACCGGATGCAGACGACGGTCGACGAGGTCCGGACGTTCGACGAGCTGGCCCCCAGCGTCATCCAGGACTGGCTGCTGCCGCTCCGCGAGGAGCATTACGCCCCCCAGGAAGCCTACCTCGACCACCTGGCGAAGCTGCTGGAGGCGATCGGCCGCGCGGGGCAATCGGTGCTGGTGGGGCGCGGTGCCGGGTTCCTCCTGCCGCGCGAGACGACCCTGTCGGTGCGGGTCGTGGCCCCGTTGAAGGCCAGGGCGTATCGGCTGGGCGAGCGGATGGGGGTGTCGCCCCGGACGGCGAGGCGGGCCGCGAAGGACCTGGACGCCCGCCGCGCGGCGTTCGAGCGGACGATGCACCGGGTCAACAGCGCCGATCCGCACAACTACGACCTGGTGCTCGATTCCCACAGCCTGAGCCTGGAGATCGCCGCCGAGGTCATCATCCGGGCCGTCGAGGCGGGCCGACCGGGCGCGCCGGCCGTCGTCGGAACTTCCTCGGGCGCCGCGCCCTGGACGATCCCCCCCGTCGACTCGCCGACCGCCCGCGCGACGGCCGCGACGCCGGGCCCGGTCGGGCCGCCGCCGCCGCCGATCGTCGACGCGCCGCCGACGGTCGCGCCCGACGCCGCGGACCGCCCCGTCTGA